The Rhineura floridana isolate rRhiFlo1 chromosome 8, rRhiFlo1.hap2, whole genome shotgun sequence genome includes a region encoding these proteins:
- the NOPCHAP1 gene encoding NOP protein chaperone 1 isoform X1 has translation MALNVEAACSDVSRVLLSAGSGGGIHETLLLSSKHAKKKATSLQTVRLPRSNLLDQVQNFLPQMANANDKLRREMERTPVQEFDIEHVDASVENFIEMNVALVELNGSDTEEEDSASEDDSECEDSSICEEVTVDNIKLPKLKGEGRIEVLGSKSNE, from the exons ATGGCGCTGAATGTAGAGGCCGCGTGTTCAGATGTCTCCCGGGTGCTCCTTTCTGCGGGAAGTGGAGGAG GTATTCATGAGACACTGTTGCTCAGTTCAAAGCATGCAAAAAAGAAAGCCACGAGCTTACAGACAGTCAGGCTACCGAGGAGCAACC TTTTGGATCAGGTGCAGAACTTTCTACCACAGATGGCCAATGCAAATGACAAGCTAAgaagagaaatggaaagaactcCTGTCCAAGAGTTTGATATTGAACATGTAGATGCTTCGGTTGAAAACTTCATTGAAATG AACGTGGCTTTGGTTGAATTGAATGGCTCTGATACAGAGGAAGAGGATTCGGCCTCAGAAGATGACTCTGAATGCGAGGACAGTTCAATTTGCGAAGAAGTGACTGTAGACAACATTAAGCTTCCTAAACTGAAAGGAGAAGGCAGAATAGAAGTCTTGGGCAGTAAAAGTAATGAGTAG
- the NOPCHAP1 gene encoding NOP protein chaperone 1 isoform X2 — MLDFASIHETLLLSSKHAKKKATSLQTVRLPRSNLLDQVQNFLPQMANANDKLRREMERTPVQEFDIEHVDASVENFIEMNVALVELNGSDTEEEDSASEDDSECEDSSICEEVTVDNIKLPKLKGEGRIEVLGSKSNE; from the exons ATGCTAGATTTTGCAA GTATTCATGAGACACTGTTGCTCAGTTCAAAGCATGCAAAAAAGAAAGCCACGAGCTTACAGACAGTCAGGCTACCGAGGAGCAACC TTTTGGATCAGGTGCAGAACTTTCTACCACAGATGGCCAATGCAAATGACAAGCTAAgaagagaaatggaaagaactcCTGTCCAAGAGTTTGATATTGAACATGTAGATGCTTCGGTTGAAAACTTCATTGAAATG AACGTGGCTTTGGTTGAATTGAATGGCTCTGATACAGAGGAAGAGGATTCGGCCTCAGAAGATGACTCTGAATGCGAGGACAGTTCAATTTGCGAAGAAGTGACTGTAGACAACATTAAGCTTCCTAAACTGAAAGGAGAAGGCAGAATAGAAGTCTTGGGCAGTAAAAGTAATGAGTAG